A window from Pseudomonas kribbensis encodes these proteins:
- the msrB gene encoding peptide-methionine (R)-S-oxide reductase MsrB: MEKIEKTLEEWRAMLDPEQYNVCRLSATERPFSGKYNATKTDGVYHCVCCNEPLFDSRTKFDSGCGWPSFYAPIGDSAMAEIRDTSHGMIRTEVKCARCDAHLGHVFPDGPPPTGLRYCINSVCLDLVPRE, from the coding sequence ATGGAAAAGATAGAAAAGACCCTGGAAGAATGGCGCGCGATGCTCGACCCGGAGCAATACAACGTGTGTCGTCTCAGTGCTACCGAGCGACCGTTCTCCGGCAAGTACAACGCCACCAAGACCGACGGCGTCTATCACTGCGTCTGCTGCAATGAGCCGCTGTTCGATTCCAGGACCAAATTCGACTCCGGTTGCGGCTGGCCAAGCTTCTACGCGCCGATCGGCGACAGCGCGATGGCCGAAATCCGCGACACCAGCCACGGCATGATCCGCACCGAAGTGAAATGCGCCCGTTGCGACGCGCACCTCGGCCACGTATTCCCCGACGGCCCGCCGCCGACCGGTCTGCGTTACTGCATCAACTCGGTGTGCCTGGACCTGGTGCCGCGCGAATAA